Within the Polymorphobacter megasporae genome, the region AGCCGCCGGAACCACCAATAGACCGTCTGCCACGGCGGAAAGTTATTCGCCAGCATCCGCCAACCGCCACCCGTCCGAGCAAGATACCGCAAGGCGTCGAGCACCGCGCGAAGATCCGTCGTCGGCTTGCGCCCGCGCTTTGCCGCGGGCGGCAGAAACGGCTGGATAAACCGCCACTCCTCGTCCGTCAGATCGGTCGGGTAGCGCTCCGCTCGCTGCTCAAATCCAGCCATCCGGCCACGGCTCGCTCGGGTCCACATCCCAAGCTTGAATCACGCCCGCGCCGCCGCTTCAACCCATTCTCAAACGGTCTCTTAGGTGCCGACGTCCGTGTCCCGCGCCGTAGTAGACTAAAAAAAAGTCGTTGAGTTGATTGAGATCAAACATGCTGAGCAAAGATACGGCTAAAAATCCACTGTGATCGGGCGGAAACTAAGACGATGACATGTAACACACCGCGTAACTTCGCCAGCGATTGATTGCCCTTCGTCCCGTTGCATTGCGGACAGCTTGGAACGAAACAACCAACCCTGACCCTCCTACTGCGACCGGCGGAGGTGCGCCACTTGTACGATAAGGGGCCGGAGCGTGGCCCAATTTTGGAGATCCCATGAAACAACCAGCTGCCCCCGCTTCACCTCTTTCACGCCGAACCGTGCTGGCAGGAACGACCGCGGCCGCCGCGGCCCTGATCGCCGGAGAGGCGGCAAAGGCTCAATCGCCGGTCGCGGTTCAGCGCCTCCCCGCTGCGGGCAATCCGGACATCACCCTCGAGATCTACAAGGGCATCGCCTTGGACGAACTTGATCGCTGGGACGCAGTCATACGTTCCGACGTCAAGGCCAACAGTCCGGCGGGGCGGAACATCAACGGTCTTCAAATACTCAAACAGTTCCAGAAAGCGTTCACGACGGCCTTCAGGCCCCGGGTAGACCTCATCGACCATTACGTTCTCGGCGACCGTGGCATGCTGACGTTCAACCTGCACTGGAAGCACGATGGCGGACCGTTCAACGGGATCGCTCCGACTGGGGCAAGCGGGACTTCGGTTGAGACGGCCTTGCTACGTATCGAGAATGGTATGGTCACGCATTGGGACGTCGCCGACAACTCGCTCGACCTCGCGAACTACCTGCACGACCAGGGTATGAAGTTGCCCACGTTCGTCGAGCCGCCTGCGCTCATTAAAGGCTGAGCGCCGTAGTCTGCGAGCATAATCGGTGGCGCAAGCGTGCACGGCCTCACGAATGTCCGATCGAGGGCTGGACCTCTTCGGAACTGAAATCGTGCGCTCGGAAGTGGAAGCGCATTTAGGCGCGAGCACGCCAAAGGGGTCCGCTCGTGTTTCAAGACCTCATAAAATTCACTCAAGGAATTACGCTTTGATCATCGACCTCACCGGCCGCGTGGCGATCGTCACCGGCTCCACCGCCGGGATCGGCCTTGCAACGGCCGAGGGGCTGGCTCGTGCCGGCGCCTCTGTCGTGGTCAACGGGCGTGGCGAGGACCGTGTCACCGCCGCCGTGCAACGGATCCGCGACACCGTCCCCGGCAGTTCCATCTCCGGTGTCGCCGCCGATATGGCAACGGCGGAAGGCATAGCGACGCTGGTCGCTCATTCGCCCGACGCGGACATTCTCGTCAACAATGTCGGCACGGCCTACCTACGCGAATACAGCGGGCTCGCTGACATCGCCGCGATCCCGGACGAGGACTGGCTGTCGCTGTTCCAATTGAACGTCATGAGCGGGGTGCGCGCGAGCCGGCACTATCTGCCGGGCATGGTAGCTCGCGGCTGGGGCCGCGTGGTGTTCGTATCGAGCGAGTCCGGGCTGAATATCCCCAAGGAAATGCTGGACTACGGCATGACCAAGACAGCTCAGCTTGCCGTCTCGCGTGGGCTCGCAGAAGCCGTGGCGGAGACCGGCGTGACCGTGAATGCGGTGCTGCCCGGACCGACCCGCTCGGAGATCATGGGCAACTTCTCCGCCGGAGAAGCCGAAAGGGAAGGAATCAGTCAGGAAGAAGCCGAAAGGCGGTTCGTCAGGCAGATGAGGCCGACCAGCTTGCTCGGCCGTGTTGCTACCACGGACGAGGTCGCCAACATGATCGTGTATGTCTGCTCGGAGCAGGCGTCAGCGACGAACGGAGCAGCTTTGAGGGTGGATGGTGGTGTCGTTCGCGGCATCGCCTGAAGCCGGGCGACGGTCCACAACACATCCCAGGTGCGGGCGCAGCGGGGCGATACGCAATCGCGAATGTGCGGGAAGGAAACACATGACCCTGACCGGCTTTCGAACCATCGTCGCCAAGTCATACATGTTGGGACGGCGTATCGTTAAAGACACTTTCATGCCCTCTTATCCGGAGTTACAGCCATGTCGATTGATCTGAACGGGCAGCGCGTCCTCGTCGTGGGCGCCGCCGGCGGCATCGGACGGGCGGCTGCCGAGGCCTTCTCCCAGGCCGGTGGGGTCGTAACGGCCGCGGGCCGCACGGAGGCGAGTGTGGAGACGGTCGCCCAATCCATAGGCGGCGAGGCGGCGCAACTGGATTTTCTAGACAACAACGCGATCGAGCTCTTCTTCGCTGATCGACCATTCTTCGATCACGTCGTGGTGACCGCGGCGAGCACCCTCGCGGGTTCTGTCGCGAACCTTCCCCTCGATGACGCAAAGGCCGCAATGGAGAGCAAGTTCTGGGGCGCGTACCGGATCGCGCGAGCGGCCAAGGTCAACGAAGGCGGCTCGATCACCTTTATCTCCGGCGTCCTATCACAACGCCCTTCCGCCACTTCGGTTCTGCAAGGCGCCATCAATGCCGCGCTCGAGGCATTGGGCAGGGGGCTTGCGCTGGAACGCGCTCCCATCCGGGTGAACACTGTCTCGCCGGGCCTCATCGACACGCCACTACACGACCGGATGTCCGTCGAGGCCCGCCGCGCGCTGTACGAGCGCATGCGGTCGACCTTGCCCGTCGGCCGCATGGGACAGCCCGAGGACGTGGCGCAGGCGATCCTCTTCGTCGCAACGAATCTCTTCGCGACCGGATCGACGGTGAGCGTCGACGGCGGAGGCCGCATCGCCTGATCGCTCGCTAAACGAGTACTTGAGGACCAGGCCTGTGAGTGTGATCCAGGGAGCCGGGAATGCCGGGCCGATCGAGATCGCGCTGAAGACGTAGCCGGGCATGACCAGACCGGCATGGCCCGGCGATCTGGTGACGTCCCACAGAATTTAGTCGGCCCTGTCGTGGATTCGAAAGCACGTCACCGGCATCGCCCATGTGCCCCCGTAGTGATCGCTGGTGTCGGCGAAGTTCGTTATGTCCGAAGAGTCTATCCGACCGCTTCCAGCGTGTAGATGCGGACGTCGATTAGGGCCGATATCGCGCCGGCGGTGACACCGGCAGCACGTAACCGCAACTAATTAGGAAGGTGCCTCATGCCCCGCCCCTTCGGCGGCGGACATGCGGGATCGCACCTCCTCGATCGCGGCGATGATGTTGGGGTATGCGGCGCAACGACAGAGGTTGCCGCTCATGAATTCCTGTATCTCCATGCGCGTGCCCGCATGCCCTTCGTTGACGCACGCGATCGCCGACATGATCTGCCCCGGCGTGCAATAGCCGCACTGGAACCCGTCTTGGTCGATGAAGGCCCGCTGCATCGGATGAAGCGTCCCATCAGGCCCCTCGATGTCCTCGATCGTAATGACCTCACGCCCCGCGAGACCTGCAACGAGCAGGAGACAGGACAGGACGGGCTTGCCGTCGAGGTGGACGGTACAGGCGCCGCATTGACCGTGGTCGCACCCCTTCTTAGTGCCGGTCAGCCCGATCTGTTCGCGCAGCGCATCCAGGACGGTGGTGCGCGGGTCGGGACGGAGCCGATGCTCCTGGCCGTTTACCTTGAGTTTGAGGGTATGTGCGTCATCCATAAAGTTTCGCCTCGATCAACTTGTCGGGAGTATAGGGAAGCGAGCGGAGCCGGACCCCGCACGCGTTGAAGATGGCGTTGCCAATCGCAGCCGGCACGCCGCTCGTACCCAGTTCGCCCACGCCGTGCGCGCCGAGTTCGCCGACGTGCGGGTCGATAATGTTCAGCACCTCGATCGTGATCTCCGGCGCGTCCCCGAAGCTGGGCACGTGATAATCGGCGAAGTTGCGCACCACCGGTAGCCCGTTGACCGGATCGAACACTGCTTCCTCGGTTAGCGTAGCGCCCAGCGCGAAGATCATGCCCCCCATCAACTGCGAACGCGCGGTTCGGGGGTTGATCAACCGGCCGCAGTCATAGACCCCGCACAAGCGCGCCACGCGGACGACGCCGGTTTGGGGATCAACACGCACCTCCGCGAACACCGCACCGAACGAGTAGAAGGCGTAGCGCATCCGTTCCAGCCCGGGCTTGACGTCGGCCTTCCCGGTGACCTTGGTCAGTCCGGCGCGGACGAGGATGGTAGCGTAGTCCTCGCCGACCGCAACGTCGTCTACCAAGTGTAGTCGGCCGACGCCCGCCGCGATCCGAGCCGGCTTGACGTGGTACAACGGCGACGCCTTGTCGTTGCCAGCTATCAATTTGAGCTTCTCGACTGCGTCGGTGGCGGCATCCAGCACCGCGGGACCAACGGTCGCGGTGGTAAGTGAGCCATGGGTCGGCGGGGCGGCAGGAAAATTGGTATCGCCGAGATCGAACGTCACCTTCTCCATCGGCAGTGCAACGCCGTCGGCGGCGATCTGACGAAAAACCGTGTAGGCGCCGTTGCCGATCTCGTGCGTGGCGCTTTTGGCCGAAGCGGTGCCGTCGGCGTGGAGCGTCACCTCGGCGGAGGCTTCCTGCTGAGCGGCAGGATGCATCGCGCTTGCCATGCCGTAGCCAACCAGATCGCGCCCAGCGTGCCGTTCGCCCGGTTTCGCGGGTCGCGCGTCCCAGCCGAACCGCTCGGCGCCGCGTGCGTAGCAGTCTAGCAGATGCTTGTTGGAGAACGGCAGCCCGCTGTCAGGGTCGATGTCGGCGTGGTTGCGCAGGCGCAGCTCGATGGGATCGATGTCGAGCTCGCACGCCAGTTCGTCTAGCACGGTCTCCAACGCCCAACCGCCGGTGAGGAAGCCGGGACCGCGCATCACGCTGGGACTCGGCAGGTTCAAGTGCGCGAGTTCGTTGGTGAAGCCGAGTTCGGGCACGGCGTACATCATCTTGGTCATGCGCGAGCCGTATTCGGTATAGCCGCTGACCATGGAGCTGTGCTGGCGCGTCCAGTGATGGAGCGCCAGCATCCTCCCGTCCGCTTGCGCGCCGATGCGCATGATATGTCGCTGCGCCGGACGATGGCCGCCGATTGAATAGATCTGCTGCCGTCGCCACTCCAGTCGCAACGGCCGCCCCACGACCTTAGCGGCAAGGGCTACCAGCAGCGGGTTATGGAACGTCCACGCCTTGGATCCGAACGCTCCACCGATGAATTTCGACACAATTTGGACTTGGGCCTTGGGCAGCCCGAAAGAGTGGCACACCACATCGCGCAGCATATCGACTGACCGCGTCGTGTCGTAGAGCATCAGGTGGTCGACGCCGTCGCGCTTCTCCCAGCTTGCGATGCTCGCCAAGATCTCGATCGGATTGTGGTAGTAGACCGGGTTCCGATACTCCCGCACCATGCGAACGGGCGCTCGCTCGAACGCGGCCTCGACCGACGCACCATCACGCTGGAGCGGCTCTCCGCCGGAGAAGGCCTCGGGCTTGGTCGTCCGGCTGGCTCGGTCCATGTCGGTTTCGGGAACTTCGGCGACATAGTCCACTGTCACCAGACTGGCGGCAAAGCGTGCCTGCTCTGCCGACTTGGCGATCACGACGGCGATCGATTGTGAGCCGTAATGGATCTCCGACGCCTGCAATGGCTGCCGCACTTCGCCTAGGCCGCCCTCCCCGGTGAGCGGAAAGCCGGCGCCCTTCTCAGGATAGCCCGCCAGCCTTGGCGCGTTATCGTGCGTGACGACCGCCAGGACACCCGGCGTGGCGAGTGCGGCGGAGACATCGATCGACTTTATAATTCCCCGCGCGATCGCGCTGTCGACGACGGCTCCGTGGACGAGCCCCTCGACCGGCCACTCGGCGGCATAGGTCGCCGCGCCGGTCACCTTGGCGAGGCCATCCACGCGCGGGAGGTCGAGTCCGATTGTGTCGAAACGCTTTAACTGATCGGGCGGCCCCTCGCCCAGGTGAAACAGTTCGAGCGCACGTCCGGTCAGTGTCATGCGGCTGTTCCTGTGGCTGCCGCGTAGGCGGGCAGGTCAAGAAAGGCGGTGACGGCCGTCGCTCGTCCATCCCGCATCGTGAAGAACCAGGCATACTCGTTGCAGTACGATCCGCCCGCCTTGAGCGGTGTGTTCTGTCGCCAGCGAAGGATAACTTCATCGCCATCCGCCCATATGCCGGTCAGCTCCGGCCGGGCGGGTGCGGCTAGCCGTGCAAACAACGGCGTGACGGCGGCGTCGACATACTCCTGGCGCCCACGCCACTCGCCCGCGCCTGGGGTCGTGCCGGGGATCGTCCAGACCGCGTCATCGGCTAGCACGTCGAATACGCTGCTGCGACCGGCTGCCCAGGCGTCGAACGCACCGCGAACGATCTCGCGGTTTTGGTTCGTCGGGGTCATGCGACCTCGCGCACGCCGGCGATGCCGCCGACGCTAGCGGCGAAGGCAGTCCCCGCAGCGCCTTGCAGCGGTTCCAAACCTGTCGTCTCGGCCAGGCCGCGGGCGACCAGCACGCGGGCCAGCTCTGGCTTGTAACCATTCATCGGATACGTGCGAGCGCCTTCCAATCCGGCGGCGGCGGCACGGCGGAAGAGGTCCTCGCTCGGCCGCTCTCCCGCCAACATCGCCTCGGCGGCCGGTAACCGCCAAGGCTTGTGCGCGATGCCGCCCAGCGCGATCCGCGCCCGTGCGATTTGGTCGCCGTCCATCTCCACTGTGATCGCACTAGACACGAGCCCGTATGCGTAGGAAGCACGGTCGCGAACCTTGAGATAATGCGAGCGGCCATGGAACGCCGGCAGTTCGATCGCGACGATCAGGTCGTCGGGCGCGAGGTTGGTATCGCGTGACGGATCGTTGCCCGGCAGCCGATGAAGGTCATCAAAGGCGATCCGGCGCGCGCCTCTGCCGCTCTCGATCACGATCGCCGCGTCGAGCGCCGCCATCGCCACCGCCATGTCGGAGGGGTGGACAGCAATGCAGGTAAAAGGAGATTTTGGACCTTCGTCGGTCTGTCCGAAGATCGCGTGCAGGCGGTTGAACCCACGCACCGCCGCGCAGCCGCTACCGGGGTCTCGCTTGTTGCAGGGCTGTGCCGGGTCGCGCATATACGGGCAGCGCGTACACTGGAAGGTTGCCGGCCATCGAGGCCATGTTGCGGATCTGCTGTGACGCACCGGCGTGCAGCGCCTCCGCAATCCCCGTATAGCGATCGCGGATTACGGGGTGATCGGCAGCAACGGAGTTGCGGACGTTCGCCCCGATGCTGATCCCGCCACTTTCCGTCTCGGTGATCGCGTCAAGGCCGATGCGGAAGATATCGACCAGCACGGCGGGGTGCTGAACACCCTCCTTCAACAGGTCGACCTGGCTGGTACCGCCGGCGATGAACTGCGCATGCTCGGCGCGCCTGATGCGTGCGATCGCGTCGGCTACGTCGCTTGCGTGCTCGTAAAGGAAAGGGGTCATCGTAGCGCCTCCATTACACGATCGGGAGTGAGCGGCAGGCTGCGCAGGCGCTTGCCTGTGGCATTGAACAGTGCATTGCCGATCGCGGCAGGCACGTTGTTGGTGCCGAGCTCTCCCAACCCGCGTGCGCCGAGCGCTCCCATATGCGGGTCGGGGATGTCGAGGGTCTCAACCGTGATCTCCGGGACGTCCGCGCATGTCGGGATATGATAGTCCGCGAGGTTACGGATGACGGCGCGGCCGTTGTTCGGGTCGAAAAATCCTTCTTCGGTCAGCGTACCCCCAAGACCCGCGATCATCGCGCCGCGCAGCTGCGAGGCCGTGGTGCGCGGGTTAATGACGCGGCCGACGTCATACACGCCGACCAAACGCGGCACGCGGATGACGCCGGTATCGAGATCCACGCGTATCTGGGCGAAGACCGCACCGAACGAATGCATCTCGTATTGCTCGGTCAGCGCTGACACCGCAAATTTGCTCTTCGACGTCGGCGTGAATACGCCGTCGGCCTCCAGCTTGTCCTTAAAGCTGCGGCGAAGGATGAAACCGTACGTCTCGCCGACACCCGGATCGGTCAGCAGCGTCAAGCGTCCGTCGGCGGCGACGATGTCGTGGGTCCCCGCGCCAAACAGCGGCCCGTCGTTCGAGTGGCGCGCCAGATCCTTCAGCGCGTCGATCAGCTTGCACCCGGCGTCGAGAACCGCCGCTCCTACGCTGGCGGTCGTCCGCGAGCCGGCGGTGATCGGAGAGCTTGGAAAGGCGGAATCGCCCAGATCAAACCGCACCGCTTCGATCGGCAGCGCAAGCGCGTCGGCGGCGATCTGGCTGAAGACGGTATAGGCGCCGTTGCCGATCTCGTGGGTGGCGCTCAGCACCTCAACGGTGCCGTCAGCAAATAAGGTCGCGTGGGCGGACGCCTGATCGAGCACGGCGGGCAAGGTGCTCGATGCGACGCCCAAGCCTGGCGCCCAGCGCCCCTTGCGGCCTTCGCCAGGCGGCCGCCGCCGCTCCCATCCAATAAGCTCCTGCCCGCGCCTGAGGCATCGGTCGAGATGCTTGGCGGTGAAGGGATGGCCCGACATCGGTCCCTTCTTCGCGTCGTTTCGCATCCGAAGCTCGATAGGGTCTAGGTCGAGCTCGTGCGCTAGTTCGTCCATCGCGGTCTCGAGTGCCCAGCCGCCGGCCAGCACACCGACGCCGCGCAACGGCGACGGCGTCGGCAGGTCGAGGTGCCGGATCTCCTGCGAAATGGCGAGGTTTGGTACTTCGTACATCATCATCGTCATGCCGGTGACTGGCTCGGGATAGCCGCTCACCATCGAAGTCGGTGTCACCGCATCGTGTCGTAGCGATATCAGTTTGCCACCGCGCGTCGCGCCCATACGGATCGTCTGACGCGTCTCGGGGCGATAGCCGTTCAGCTCGAACATCTGTTGCCGGCTCCACTCCACCTTAAGCGGGCGACTGATCATTCGCGCGCAGCTGGCTACGAGAAGCACGTTGCCGAACATCCACGCCTTCGAGCCAAAGGAACCACCCAGGAACTTAACGACAAGACGAATGTCGGCTTCCGGCATATCGAGGCAATGGGCGAGAACAGTGTTAGCGGTTTTGATGACCCGTGTCGTGTCGTAGAGCGTCAGCAAGTTCCTGCCGTCGTGCTTCTCCCAAGCGGCGACCGTCGCCAGCGTTTCGATGGCGCTGTGGGTGTGGACGGGGGTTTTGTACTGGCATTCAAGCTGCACCTCGGCTTCGTCGAAGGCCTTCGCGGGGTTGCCCGTGGACAACTGGAGCGGTTCCATGCCGCAATAGCTATCGGGTTTGGATCGCCGGGTTGCGAGGTCGAGATCGAGTCGCGGCGTCTCCTCGTCGTAGGTGATCGTCACCCGCGACGCTGCGTAGGTTGCCTCCTCGAGACTTTCCGCCACTACCATGACGATCGCCTGGCCGGCATAGTGGATGGCATCGTCCTGCATCGGCAACAGCATCTCGATAAGACCGCCCTCGCCTGAATACTGAATGCCCTGCACCTTGTCGGGCAGCGGCGCCAACCTGGGCGCCGTGGCTGGCGTGACGACCGCAATGACGCCCGGCAGCGCCGCCGCCTCGCGGGTGTCCACCAAAGCGATCCGACCGCGGGCAATCGCGCTGCCGATCACGACGCCGTGAACAAGACCTTCCAGCCGATGCTCTGCCGTGAAGCGTGCCTGTCCTGTCACCTTGGCACGTCCATCCACTCGCGGCACCGGCTTCCCGACGCTTTGCGGGGTGAACGCGTTATGGTGCTCACCGAGCAGCTTCTCAAACATCGGCATGACTCTGCCGTTGGAGAGGTGCGACGGAGCGGTAACGGATTTTTATGATCGTCTCATCCCTTCCGCTCGGGCAAACGCCCATAGTCCTCGTCCGATACAGGCTCCAACCAGATCGCCTGCTCACCGCCTTCCCCCTCCGACTGGAGCGAGATGTGGACAAATAGCTGGTCGGGTGCGGCGCCGTGCCAGTGCTTCTCGCCCGACGCGATCGACACGCTGTCGCCGGGCAAAAGTGCCAGCACCGGCCCGCCCTGTGTCTGGCAACGGCCGATGCCGATGGTGGCGATCAATATCTGACCGCGCGGGTGCGTGTGCCATACGGTGCGCGCACCTGGCTCGAACGTAACCCGTGCAACGTGGAGCGGGGCCGGTGCGTCGCCGACCGCCAGAGTCTGCTGCCAAGCGGTTCCAGTGAAGGACTCCGATGATCCGAGTTGCGTCCTTTGATCCGCGGTACGGGTCAAGTTCATGCGCTCGCCTCCTGCGATTCCAGCCACGCTGCGTGTGTCCAGTTGGTAAACTCAATCGCGAAATGCCGAAGGTGCCGGTCTACCAGCTCGCGCGGCGCGGCCTCGGGCAGCAAGGTTCGCAGATGCAGGTGCATACCGTCGGCAGCATCGCACGACTGGTGCATGGTATAGCCGACACGCAGCCCACTGCCGTCGACTATCTCCGCTCCGAAACGTACCGGATAAGCCGGATCCCACTTCATCGGAAACGCATCTTCCGGCAGCGATCGGTAGAAGATATGCCACGGCAGGTCCGTCTCACCGACATTCTCGACGACCTCGATCCCGCCGTCGCCTGGGTTCAGCACGAAATGCTCTGGATGTCCCGCGCGCAGCACCACCTCACGGCGCTTGCCCATAGCCTGCTCGTACCACTGGCGGAACACGGCTGCTGCCGGACCCGGAACGACCAGTTCGGTGACCCCGGTCCGCCAACGCCCTTCCGATGCATCGATCCGGCCGCGCGCGCACGCCATCGTGGCCGCAATATCGCCCGCCATCAACTCACGCATCAGCGAATTGCCGATCCGCCCCTTGAGATATTCAAGCGCGTGGCGCGCCCGTATGAGTTCCTCGTTACGGATGCGCGCGTCGTCGAAAAGCTCGCCGTCGATGGTTGCACTGGCGATAAATGGAAGGGTGCTCATCGGCTTAGCCCGCGAAGAACCGGAGCAACTCGTCAGCCACGCGGCCGGGCTGCTCTTCGGCGAGATAATGACCGCATTCCTCGATCATGACGTGGTGGAGGTGCTCGACCAGCGGCTCGACCTGCCCCTTCAGGTCCGCCCCGAAGCTCGCGGCGCCGCCGATCGTCATCACGGGCATCGCGAGCCTAGTCTCGGCATAGTCGCGGTTGTGTACGGCATCGATCCGATGAGCACGGAAATAGCCGATGCCCCCACTGAGCGCCCCCGGAGCGGCAAGGCAGCGGGCGTATTCGTCCAGCGCCTCCGGTTCGAGACCATCCTGATTATAAGCCTGCTGACGCATGAAATGCTCGACGAACATCCGCTCACGCCCGGCGATCAGTGCCTCCGCCAAAGCGTTGGGGGCCTCGAACAGCGGCAAATGGTACATGCGCGGATATTTGGCCGCGTCATATAGAGCTTCAAGTCCCAGGCCGGGTAGTGCCGCCTCCATGAGCACCAGCCGTCGCACGTCGTCGGGGTAGGCGCACGCATAGGCATAGCCGACCATCATGCCGACATCATGAGCGACGAGGTCAACCTGCCCGAGCCCAAGTTGGCGGACTAACTCCCTTACGTCCGACGCCACCGTGCGCTTGTCGTAGCCCATTTCCGGCCGGTCGGAGGCGCCACAGCCCCGTAGGTCGGGAGCGATCACCGTGTGATGTTCTGCGAGGACGGGTATGATCCTGCGCCAGCAATGCGAGGTTTCGGGAAAGCCGTGTAGCAGCACGACCGGCGGCCCGCTGCCAGCCCGGCGATAGAACATGCGGATGCCGTTGACCTCGGCTCGGTGATAGGCCGCGTACTCGCTAGTCTCGGTCACGAATGTTCCTCAGGATAAGCCGACGGATGAGCGCTGGAAACAGAGGATAGCGGCGCCTCGCCGGGAGCATGGCGAGGCGCCTACCGGCGGCCTTGGGGGTTAGGCGGCGCCGGATTTCTGAGCCATTGTCATCTGCCTTTCAGTAAGGCAGATGACGAGGCTGTCTTAAAGCCACGAGCTTGCAGAGG harbors:
- a CDS encoding SDR family NAD(P)-dependent oxidoreductase; the protein is MIIDLTGRVAIVTGSTAGIGLATAEGLARAGASVVVNGRGEDRVTAAVQRIRDTVPGSSISGVAADMATAEGIATLVAHSPDADILVNNVGTAYLREYSGLADIAAIPDEDWLSLFQLNVMSGVRASRHYLPGMVARGWGRVVFVSSESGLNIPKEMLDYGMTKTAQLAVSRGLAEAVAETGVTVNAVLPGPTRSEIMGNFSAGEAEREGISQEEAERRFVRQMRPTSLLGRVATTDEVANMIVYVCSEQASATNGAALRVDGGVVRGIA
- a CDS encoding FAD binding domain-containing protein, with the translated sequence MRDPAQPCNKRDPGSGCAAVRGFNRLHAIFGQTDEGPKSPFTCIAVHPSDMAVAMAALDAAIVIESGRGARRIAFDDLHRLPGNDPSRDTNLAPDDLIVAIELPAFHGRSHYLKVRDRASYAYGLVSSAITVEMDGDQIARARIALGGIAHKPWRLPAAEAMLAGERPSEDLFRRAAAAGLEGARTYPMNGYKPELARVLVARGLAETTGLEPLQGAAGTAFAASVGGIAGVREVA
- a CDS encoding (R)-mandelonitrile lyase encodes the protein MNLTRTADQRTQLGSSESFTGTAWQQTLAVGDAPAPLHVARVTFEPGARTVWHTHPRGQILIATIGIGRCQTQGGPVLALLPGDSVSIASGEKHWHGAAPDQLFVHISLQSEGEGGEQAIWLEPVSDEDYGRLPERKG
- a CDS encoding FAD binding domain-containing protein, with translation MTPFLYEHASDVADAIARIRRAEHAQFIAGGTSQVDLLKEGVQHPAVLVDIFRIGLDAITETESGGISIGANVRNSVAADHPVIRDRYTGIAEALHAGASQQIRNMASMAGNLPVYALPVYARPGTALQQARPR
- a CDS encoding (2Fe-2S)-binding protein, which gives rise to MDDAHTLKLKVNGQEHRLRPDPRTTVLDALREQIGLTGTKKGCDHGQCGACTVHLDGKPVLSCLLLVAGLAGREVITIEDIEGPDGTLHPMQRAFIDQDGFQCGYCTPGQIMSAIACVNEGHAGTRMEIQEFMSGNLCRCAAYPNIIAAIEEVRSRMSAAEGAGHEAPS
- a CDS encoding ester cyclase, whose amino-acid sequence is MKQPAAPASPLSRRTVLAGTTAAAAALIAGEAAKAQSPVAVQRLPAAGNPDITLEIYKGIALDELDRWDAVIRSDVKANSPAGRNINGLQILKQFQKAFTTAFRPRVDLIDHYVLGDRGMLTFNLHWKHDGGPFNGIAPTGASGTSVETALLRIENGMVTHWDVADNSLDLANYLHDQGMKLPTFVEPPALIKG
- a CDS encoding xanthine dehydrogenase family protein molybdopterin-binding subunit, yielding MTLTGRALELFHLGEGPPDQLKRFDTIGLDLPRVDGLAKVTGAATYAAEWPVEGLVHGAVVDSAIARGIIKSIDVSAALATPGVLAVVTHDNAPRLAGYPEKGAGFPLTGEGGLGEVRQPLQASEIHYGSQSIAVVIAKSAEQARFAASLVTVDYVAEVPETDMDRASRTTKPEAFSGGEPLQRDGASVEAAFERAPVRMVREYRNPVYYHNPIEILASIASWEKRDGVDHLMLYDTTRSVDMLRDVVCHSFGLPKAQVQIVSKFIGGAFGSKAWTFHNPLLVALAAKVVGRPLRLEWRRQQIYSIGGHRPAQRHIMRIGAQADGRMLALHHWTRQHSSMVSGYTEYGSRMTKMMYAVPELGFTNELAHLNLPSPSVMRGPGFLTGGWALETVLDELACELDIDPIELRLRNHADIDPDSGLPFSNKHLLDCYARGAERFGWDARPAKPGERHAGRDLVGYGMASAMHPAAQQEASAEVTLHADGTASAKSATHEIGNGAYTVFRQIAADGVALPMEKVTFDLGDTNFPAAPPTHGSLTTATVGPAVLDAATDAVEKLKLIAGNDKASPLYHVKPARIAAGVGRLHLVDDVAVGEDYATILVRAGLTKVTGKADVKPGLERMRYAFYSFGAVFAEVRVDPQTGVVRVARLCGVYDCGRLINPRTARSQLMGGMIFALGATLTEEAVFDPVNGLPVVRNFADYHVPSFGDAPEITIEVLNIIDPHVGELGAHGVGELGTSGVPAAIGNAIFNACGVRLRSLPYTPDKLIEAKLYG
- a CDS encoding SDR family oxidoreductase produces the protein MSIDLNGQRVLVVGAAGGIGRAAAEAFSQAGGVVTAAGRTEASVETVAQSIGGEAAQLDFLDNNAIELFFADRPFFDHVVVTAASTLAGSVANLPLDDAKAAMESKFWGAYRIARAAKVNEGGSITFISGVLSQRPSATSVLQGAINAALEALGRGLALERAPIRVNTVSPGLIDTPLHDRMSVEARRALYERMRSTLPVGRMGQPEDVAQAILFVATNLFATGSTVSVDGGGRIA
- a CDS encoding nuclear transport factor 2 family protein → MTPTNQNREIVRGAFDAWAAGRSSVFDVLADDAVWTIPGTTPGAGEWRGRQEYVDAAVTPLFARLAAPARPELTGIWADGDEVILRWRQNTPLKAGGSYCNEYAWFFTMRDGRATAVTAFLDLPAYAAATGTAA
- a CDS encoding xanthine dehydrogenase family protein molybdopterin-binding subunit — translated: MFEKLLGEHHNAFTPQSVGKPVPRVDGRAKVTGQARFTAEHRLEGLVHGVVIGSAIARGRIALVDTREAAALPGVIAVVTPATAPRLAPLPDKVQGIQYSGEGGLIEMLLPMQDDAIHYAGQAIVMVVAESLEEATYAASRVTITYDEETPRLDLDLATRRSKPDSYCGMEPLQLSTGNPAKAFDEAEVQLECQYKTPVHTHSAIETLATVAAWEKHDGRNLLTLYDTTRVIKTANTVLAHCLDMPEADIRLVVKFLGGSFGSKAWMFGNVLLVASCARMISRPLKVEWSRQQMFELNGYRPETRQTIRMGATRGGKLISLRHDAVTPTSMVSGYPEPVTGMTMMMYEVPNLAISQEIRHLDLPTPSPLRGVGVLAGGWALETAMDELAHELDLDPIELRMRNDAKKGPMSGHPFTAKHLDRCLRRGQELIGWERRRPPGEGRKGRWAPGLGVASSTLPAVLDQASAHATLFADGTVEVLSATHEIGNGAYTVFSQIAADALALPIEAVRFDLGDSAFPSSPITAGSRTTASVGAAVLDAGCKLIDALKDLARHSNDGPLFGAGTHDIVAADGRLTLLTDPGVGETYGFILRRSFKDKLEADGVFTPTSKSKFAVSALTEQYEMHSFGAVFAQIRVDLDTGVIRVPRLVGVYDVGRVINPRTTASQLRGAMIAGLGGTLTEEGFFDPNNGRAVIRNLADYHIPTCADVPEITVETLDIPDPHMGALGARGLGELGTNNVPAAIGNALFNATGKRLRSLPLTPDRVMEALR